From Hydrogenobacter sp.:
GTATGGAGGAAGCCAGATTTGAAGTTTTGAGAAGGGCGGAAGAAGAAGCCAAAATAGAGAGCATGAAGGTGATCAAACGCATAGAGGAGGAGGCAAAGGAGAAAGCCGAGTTTGAAGCCAAGAGGATCATAACTACGGCTATTCAGAGAATATCGCCGGAGATAGCAATAAACTACACAACAAGTACGGTAGAACTGCCAAGCAATGAATTTAAAGGCAGGATCATAGGAAGGGAAGGTAGAAATATAAGAACTTTTGAGCTTTTAACAGGGGTTGACCTTATCATAGATGACACTCCTGATGTGGTGACGATATCCTCCTTTGATCCTCTCAGAAGGGAGATCGCCAAGGAGGCTCTCCAGATCCTTATAGAGGACGGTAGAATACATCCCGCGCGTATAGAGGAGGTTGTCAATCAGGTTAAGAAGGAGATTGATGAAAAGATAAGGAAGATGGGAGAAGAAACCTGCATGGAGCTTGGACTTTACGATATAAACCAGGGGCTATACTACTATATAGGCAAACTCTACTTTAGAACGAGTTACTCACAAAATGTCCTCTTACATTCAAAAGAAGTGGCATACATAGCTGGACTTATGGCTGAAGAGCTTGGACTTGATGCGAAAATGGCAAGGAGGGCAGGGCTTCTTCACGATATAGGCAAGTCCATATCTCACGAACTTGGCGGATCTCACACGGACATAGGCATAGATCTGTGTAAAAAGTATGGAGAACCGGATCCTGTTTTAAACGCCATAAAAGCTCATCACAACGAAGAACCCGTAAGATATCCGGAAGTTGCACTTGTGTGCGCAGCGGACGCCTTATCGGCTGCAAGACCGGGAGCAAGAAGGGAAAGTCTTGAGACATACCTCAGAAGGCTTGAAAAACTGGAAAGCATAGTCAAATCCTTTAAAGGAGTGGCAAATGCTTACGCTGTTCAGGCAGGGAGAGAGGTTAGGATCATAGTGAGTCCCGAAGAAGTAAGTGATGAGGAAGCATACATGCTCTCAAAAGAGATAGCCAGAAAGATAGAAGAGGAGATGGAGTATCCCGGACAGATAAAGGTAGTTGTTATAAGGGAGACCAGACATGTGGAATACGCAAAATGACACTGATCTCACACCTATGCTTTCCCAGTATCACCACTTTAAGAGACTCTATCCTGACTGCCTGCTTCTGTTTAGACTGGGAGATTTCTACGAGCTTTTTTACGATGATGCTCTTATAGGATCAAAAGAACTTGGGCTTGTCCTCACATCAAGACCGAGTGGAAAGGGGAAAGAGAGAATACCCATGTGCGGAGTTCCATACCACTCTTCAAGCACTTACATAACGAGGCTCGTCTCAAGGGGATACAAAATAGCCATATGTGAGCAGATGGAGGATGCAAGTCAGGCAAAAGGTATAGTTAGGAGGGAAGTAATAAGGGTAATAACACCTGGCACTTACTTTGAAAAGGATCTTTCAGGTCTTGCATGCGTGTATACAAAGGGAAAAAGGTACTTTTGTGCATATCTGAACCCATCAACAGGAGAGTTCATATCAGGATCTTTTTCCTT
This genomic window contains:
- the rny gene encoding ribonuclease Y; amino-acid sequence: MEEARFEVLRRAEEEAKIESMKVIKRIEEEAKEKAEFEAKRIITTAIQRISPEIAINYTTSTVELPSNEFKGRIIGREGRNIRTFELLTGVDLIIDDTPDVVTISSFDPLRREIAKEALQILIEDGRIHPARIEEVVNQVKKEIDEKIRKMGEETCMELGLYDINQGLYYYIGKLYFRTSYSQNVLLHSKEVAYIAGLMAEELGLDAKMARRAGLLHDIGKSISHELGGSHTDIGIDLCKKYGEPDPVLNAIKAHHNEEPVRYPEVALVCAADALSAARPGARRESLETYLRRLEKLESIVKSFKGVANAYAVQAGREVRIIVSPEEVSDEEAYMLSKEIARKIEEEMEYPGQIKVVVIRETRHVEYAK